The sequence aaaaaagaaaatatgtttatatacatttatatataagatgTAGTAATTTCTCTTctacaatatattttattttattacaaaaataattattacttttCAACTTGAAAGAGCGAATTTTTCTCctcattttatatatatatatatatgtacatatgtacatatgtattgttttaaataaataaaaattacaatttaataaaaatagtatcattataaatatattattttgtcaacctaaaaataaaataatacatatacatatatatatatatataatatttttgtcgttgaaaggaaaaaaaaaaaacatatgaATCATATTACAAACTCGTGAACACATGtgtaaaaaatgaaattaatTTATGTTACTTTTATaagatttatattttttatttatgtacatggaaaattaaatatagatatttttcaaaaacTCGTTAACATCGatatagaatatataaatgtttataaaaatgatatagaaaagaaatatatgaaaaagcCGGATAGCttaatatatgaacatgtgagtaaatatattaatttaaaaaataattatgtagaaattgttttaaaagggaaattaaaaaatgtgcAAGATACGCTAGTAGAAagttttctttttttattacctTACCATGAGGCATACCAGGTATGTACTCAAGCAGTTATAAGTTTTAATgagtaaaaataaatatatatatatatatatatattatacattatacattatttttttattttattttattttttttgtaggGAACCAACTTGTATGCCCTTGATAATGAAGGAAATGTTCTTAAgcataatattttaaaagatacAAAAGATATAGAAGAAATGAACATAGATCCATTTAATGATGATGTTGACATATcacattttaatataaaagtatatgaaataatattgagtagaaaattaaaattagAAGAAACTGTTCTTGTTAAATTATCGTATACACTAGGTCAGCCTTATTTCCCATATCCCTTAGATATAGATTTTATAGATAAacaaaatgtattattttatttatcttCAAAGATTTTGTTACCATATCAAgttgaaaaatatgaacggatagaaataaatttatgTGAGGTTTGTGATATTGTAAGCTTAGATGATGCATGCTTTTTAAAAGgcttaaaaaaaataaatgataaaaattacATTATTGAATATGAACATAATATAGAATCATTTAATTTAGGAAACAagattttattatattttgtgtgtgattataatttaggttattttgaaaaagtaataaaaaatattaacatatcatcattaggatatatatatgaaaaggaagaatactttttaaaaaacaatgcggcaaaaataaataaatttgatagatatatattaagtGATTATGAAAGTAGATATACCTCATATGGAGGATCTAATACAGGGGAAGGAATTAAGGGTTCAGATAATATTGGATTTATAAATGtggagaaaaaaaatggtaCGGTTGATAATATTCccattaaaaataattcaaagTCTAATTTTCCTAGGAACAAGACGGATAATC comes from Plasmodium reichenowi strain SY57 chromosome Unknown, whole genome shotgun sequence and encodes:
- a CDS encoding dolichyl-diphosphooligosaccharide--protein glycosyltransferase subunit 1, putative, which produces MKLIYVTFIRFIFFIYVHGKLNIDIFQKLVNIDIEYINVYKNDIEKKYMKKPDSLIYEHVSKYINLKNNYVEIVLKGKLKNVQDTLVESFLFLLPYHEAYQGTNLYALDNEGNVLKHNILKDTKDIEEMNIDPFNDDVDISHFNIKVYEIILSRKLKLEETVLVKLSYTLGQPYFPYPLDIDFIDKQNVLFYLSSKILLPYQVEKYERIEINLCEVCDIVSLDDACFLKGLKKINDKNYIIEYEHNIESFNLGNKILLYFVCDYNLGYFEKVIKNINISSLGYIYEKEEYFLKNNAAKINKFDRYILSDYESRYTSYGGSNTGEGIKGSDNIGFINVEKKNGTVDNIPIKNNSKSNFPRNKTDNHNSIIYSLESKIDYNIYDYNYFDDLGKIYLIRGEEIYDDEKKKNILKFDVKPRYPLLGGWKFHFFNTFYHYSNLYRIKNKRNVYAYKVDISPTIKSFYIKQLNINICFPSYSYDVLINNDHLKNYVHVQTTKKKEWIDFFSERNVVTLQIYKFFPTNDEKYINNFLVMYNLPISHIFIKPLILIIITFFIIFFSFVMKYISF